In Candidatus Rhabdochlamydia sp. T3358, the genomic stretch CGCTTTAGCAAAACCTTACCAGTCAAAATATCATTCCATGCCCCTATCTGATTAATTTCTGATGGAGAGAGAGTAAAAGTTTTTGAGGGTTCATGACAAATGCCTAAAGATGTCGCTCCATATCTAAGGTAAGCATATTGCTGATTGACAAAGAGGAGATCTTTCTCTCTTTGACTAGGAGTGTGCCCAAGATATGTCCTAAAAAAGAGGTCCTTATTTTCTTCATTGAAGAATAAAAGTACCATTGGCGAAGCAACATCAAAGTATGGATTAAAATTACCTGCAAGCTCCCAGTCGATCATCCAAGCTTTTTTCCCATCCCATAGAGTATTCCCTCCATGCCCTACATCGTTATGACAAAATTTAGACGGGACATGCCCATGCTGAATAGTGTCGAGTTCCTGCATTTTTTCAATCGCTGTTTTAAATATTTGAAATTGAGGATGAAGAGCAGCAAGCTTAAATACTTTATCGTCTAACTCCTGAAGACGCTCGTTTTTGATATCTAGGGGCTGACTATGGAGTAGTTTTAACGAAGTTGCAAATTGCATAACCTTATCAGGAGTCATTTTGGTCATATGCCATGGCTTCGGTTCTGGGGACTGGATAAAAACAGTACTGATTAACCCATGAGAAGGATCAATTTCAATAACATGTGGGGCAATTCCTAACTCAGACATCCATTGAATTAAAAACAGTTCTCTTTCTCTTTCCTCTGCAGGTTGGTTTGAATTGAGAACCCTCAAGGCAATAGATTGATTGGTTTGTTCATGGGTTAGCTTATAGCTTCTAGCCCAAATAGATAAACCATCCAGCTTCTCCACTTTTATTTTGCTGATATCACCAGGTGTTATAGAAAAAGAGCGGCAAGCAAAGGACGCAATAATAGGATTGTTTAAGAGATCTTCTTCTTTAACACTTTCTTCTGCGGGCGCCTCAACACCTGCTAGGATACAAAACGTAAGAAATAGGATTAAACCAACCTGACCCCAGCGAGGAGGAACTTGGGGAGCCCCTTCGAAGGTGTCACTTCCTGAAAAGAAGTATTTCGCAAACGGACAGTTTGCTTTGGGCTATTCATCAAGAGAGTAGGATTACAAGGAGCCTCAAACCTCATTTTTTGAGTTGAGAACACTCTTTTATCTAAAGCCCTTGCCAGGGAGCTAAGGGGATAGATCGTTCTCCTTTCTACTAAGCTCCGAGAAACGCTCTTTTGAGAACGAGGAAAATAAGCCAAAGACCTCATTTGGACTTGTGAAATACGATTTTCTCCGAAAAAGGGAATGTGAGTAAATATCATTCCATCGGATTTCCCTCGAGAAAATAGACTAGGAGGCGTTGCTATCCCCCGGGCACATACCCTAGATAAACCGATGCTCATAATATGCCCCCTTAAATTTTAGTGCTCTACTTTGTTCAACCGAAAATAGGGATTGCCCCTCTATTTAGAGAGCAAATATATGGAAATTAAAGGAAAACATCAATCAAAAATCCAAAAATTGGCATCAGTCTATTGAAGATTTCTGGGAAATGCCGTAAGATGCATCTCCGCAATCTCTAGTAGAGGAATCAACCATGCACTTCAAAACTCAAGGCAAATGTGTTGGCTGCAAAGAAAAATATGCTCCAGCCAAGGGAAAGACTCATTTACTCAAGTGCGCAGATGCTCTACGATTCTTGCGCTCTCAGGCAAAGTTAGAAGAAGGATATCTCGTTCGTATTTCTTGGGCTGAGCAGCCGAATATGTATTGGATGCTGACCGCTGTCTCCAAAAGCCTTACACTTGGTGATCTAGATCAATTTTTAAGAGATGCCTGGCTTGAGTGCTGCGGCCATCTCAGCGAATTTATAATTGAGGGCCGACGTTACATGTCGCACACCGAGTCAGGAAACCCTAGCCAATCGATGAAAAAGCAAGTAGGTCAAATCTTCTCTTCTAATTTGAAATTTGAGTACGTGTATGATATGGGTTCTTCTACAGAGCTGGTATTACAGGTTCTAAAGACAATTGAAGCCTGTCCCCAAAAGAAAGTAACTCTGCTCATGCAAAATGATCCTCCTTCATTCTTGTGTGAAATTTGCAAAAAACAGTCTCAGATCCTTTGCTCTCTATGCGGAGACACAACCTGTAACCATTGTAGCAAACGGCACTCTTGTGCAGAACAAGAAGAAGACACTTATATGCTGATGCCTCTTGTTAATTCTCCAAGAACAGGGGTATGTGGCTATGAAGGTAAAACCTAAAATGAAGGGTTTGATCAACTGTACGGAAAAATGCAAGAGACCGATACAGAGATAATCTCTCATATCATCCACTTGCTTTTCCTTATGGCTTTTTTTCAAGCTGTTTTACTATCAGCATGTGCCTTTTCTTGAATATATGCTGTGTTAAAAACCTCCAACATTTGTTGTTGTAGCCCCAACAGGTTGCATCAGTTGGTTTAGAGGTGTTTGTGTAATATTAAAAGGTTGCTCGGAACAGGAGTCGAACCTGCACGCCCTTGCGAGCAAGGGATTTTAAGTCCCTAGTGTCTACCATTCCACCATCCGAGCAAGGGATGAAGCTTATGATTCTACTGAAGTATTTAAAAAAAAAGCAAGAAAAAAGGCTCTTAAATTTTTAAGAGCCTTTCTATCTAGAATAAAAAATCGGTATTGACATTCTCTGTAAAAGCAGGAGGGTTAAGAATAGAGCGACTAAAAGCAGTTCCTTCAGAACCAGGT encodes the following:
- a CDS encoding phosphotransferase, whose translation is MEKLDGLSIWARSYKLTHEQTNQSIALRVLNSNQPAEERERELFLIQWMSELGIAPHVIEIDPSHGLISTVFIQSPEPKPWHMTKMTPDKVMQFATSLKLLHSQPLDIKNERLQELDDKVFKLAALHPQFQIFKTAIEKMQELDTIQHGHVPSKFCHNDVGHGGNTLWDGKKAWMIDWELAGNFNPYFDVASPMVLLFFNEENKDLFFRTYLGHTPSQREKDLLFVNQQYAYLRYGATSLGICHEPSKTFTLSPSEINQIGAWNDILTGKVLLKREEMQTDFGRCKTGVLLIHQALNNMKGEEFQAAISRLASNDKDY
- a CDS encoding plasmid pRiA4b ORF-3 family protein: MHFKTQGKCVGCKEKYAPAKGKTHLLKCADALRFLRSQAKLEEGYLVRISWAEQPNMYWMLTAVSKSLTLGDLDQFLRDAWLECCGHLSEFIIEGRRYMSHTESGNPSQSMKKQVGQIFSSNLKFEYVYDMGSSTELVLQVLKTIEACPQKKVTLLMQNDPPSFLCEICKKQSQILCSLCGDTTCNHCSKRHSCAEQEEDTYMLMPLVNSPRTGVCGYEGKT